The genomic interval GATCTTGGACGGAAAGCTGTCCCAGTTCTTTTAAAACTTCGGTCAGTCGACCTTTTTTACCCAGAAAAATAAGTTTCTTCTGATAAAGATCGTCCAAATTAGAAGCCTGGACAAAAACATCCTTGGCTTCCATTTTAAGAGTTTCTAATTTTTGAATGAGAAGGTCTTTCAAGGAAGTTATTTGAACAAATTGTCTAAATCCCCCTCTTTCCCCCTTTAATAAAGGGGGATGAAGGGGGATTTAGACATTATAAATTAAGCGGCCAATTTACTTTTGGCCAAACTGACAACCTCAGCAAAGCTTTTTGGACTATTCACCGCTAAATCAGCCAGGATTTTTCGATCCAGATTCACCTGGGCTTTTTTCAGGCCCGAAATGAATTTTGAATAGGATAATCCATTTTCTTTGGCAGCAATGCCGATACGCGTAATCCACAAGGCACGAAAATCGCGTTTTTTAACACGGCGATCACGGAAAGCAAACTGCAAACCTCTCGCCACTTTTTCAACAGCGGTACGGAAAAGCTTTGATTGGCCACCGCGATAGCCTTTTGCTTTTTTCAATATTTTTTTTCTTCGATTGCGTGAAGCAATCCTGTTTGTTGCTCGAGACATAGTAAGTGCTTAAGTGTTTAAGTGCTTAAGTGCGTGAGTCAAAAAATCAGAACCTCATGCACATGCCACTGACACACTTATTTTAGATTATTCCTACGGCGCCGATTCCACCATGGAACCGGTCTTGATAAATCTGGCCTCGGAATGTTTTTTGTAGGGGCACACCTTGGTGTGCCCGGTTCAGGCGCGGCAAGCGGCGCCCCTACATTAAGCGTACGGCAAAAGCTGATGCATTCTTCCTTCATCCGACTTGTGCACATACGTGCCAGCTCTCATCTGACGGCTTTCCTTGGGGCTTTTTCCCTCTAAGATGTGCCGTCTCTTTGTTTTTGAGAACTTGAATTTTTTATTCTTGGTAACACGCAATCTTTTGGCGGCACCACGATTTGTTTTTATTTTGGGCATAAATAAATAGTTATGAGTTATGAGATAGGAGGAGATAGAAGATATCCTTCCCCGTTTTTCTCCTAACTCCTAACTCCTAACTATATAACTCCTAACTTATAATTTATTTAGATTTTGGGGCCAAAAATATCATCATGGCCCTCCCCTCCATCTTTGGAGGGCTTTCTACCTC from Deltaproteobacteria bacterium GWA2_45_12 carries:
- a CDS encoding 50S ribosomal protein L20 produces the protein MSRATNRIASRNRRKKILKKAKGYRGGQSKLFRTAVEKVARGLQFAFRDRRVKKRDFRALWITRIGIAAKENGLSYSKFISGLKKAQVNLDRKILADLAVNSPKSFAEVVSLAKSKLAA